A single genomic interval of Xyrauchen texanus isolate HMW12.3.18 chromosome 40, RBS_HiC_50CHRs, whole genome shotgun sequence harbors:
- the LOC127633166 gene encoding double homeobox protein 4-like protein 4, with protein MWADCIVQDGNSQASKIAGRRKRTSFTKKHLELLRIAFSVDPYPGISVRESLSQATGLPESRIQVWFQNKRARTLKNRASQTSTHLDTTSPLPSPFLPPHMSSVALSGQQRGIPEASFKIPQSQMPQTSPQHYTFPPRVYSTPDIKPRQSRLMGTSSCSPTFPSDLQALADSWSSGVSTQSSPESTWSPPVQSFRNSYKDKSHVFLYPPPPYPIGSAMVGCASDLESLPTSPASPDSAFWDMGQETFSPSVPYSDCSSPWDRLAEEQHVAPLPVLSPQCLEDVLGEMEPAWWNFNGQMDLQ; from the exons ATGTGGGCTGACTGCATTG TTCAAGATGGAAACTCACAGGCCAGTAAGATAGCAGGCCGAAGGAAAAGAACCTCTTTCACCAAAAAGCATTTGGAACTTCTACGAATTGCTTTCAGTGTGGACCCATACCCTGGTATTAGTGTCAGAGAAAGTCTGTCTCAAGCCACTGGTCTGCCAGAGTCACGCATTCAG GTGTGGTTCCAGAACAAGAGGGCCAGAACCCTAAAAAACAGAGCCTCTCAGACCTCAACACATCTAGACACAACCTCTCCTCTACCTAGCCCTTTCCTACCTCCTCACATGTCCAGTGTGGCACTCAGTGGACAACAGAGAGGCATTCCAGAGGCATCATTTAAAATTCCTCAATCTCAGATGCCTCAAACATCTCCACAGCACTATACCTTTCCACCAAGAGTCTACAGCACACCTGATATTAAGCCACGACAAAGCAGACTGATGGGAACCAGCTCTTGTTCTCCCACATTTCCCTCTGATCTACAAGCTTTGGCAGACAGCTGGAGCTCTGGAGTAAGCACCCAGTCATCTCCTGAGTCTACCTGGAGTCCACCAGTGCAGAGTTTTAGAAACTCCTACAAGGATAAGAGTCATGTGTTTCTTTACCCACCACCTCCTTACCCAATTGGAAGTGCCATGGTTGGGTGTGCTAGTGACCTGGAGTCACTGCCAACATCCCCAGCCTCTCCTGATTCTGCATTTTGGGACATGGGACAGGAAACTTTCTCTCCATCTGTGCCATACTCTGACTGTAGTAGCCCATGGGACAGGCTTGCTGAGGAGCAGCATGTAGCCCCACTCCCAGTTCTGTCCCCTCAGTGTCTGGAGGATGTCCTTGGGGAAATGGAGCCAGCCTGGTGGAACTTCAATGGCCAGATGGATCTACAATAA
- the LOC127633105 gene encoding zinc finger protein 518A-like, giving the protein MEVELTSSDDPPKSHDQSQDDDTSLDHLTLPLELAHQPSETASCNEHCDQDEAPPEESGTDNLNTHGKASGKSPCKILQGAIFSGKILSFCCSECKDDTTYSPNDLLKHFQGVHKGTLPTYPCDLCSFVTNEFSALQRHRIGHRNTLVTCEICNDGVQYSLLLLTRHFTACHSHNGHFRCKKCEFSTRDAGTFVQHIHHHNERNQKCPNVSPTQGELQRHNLVHSGIFPFSCQICGYSAARREYLNKHLTVAHSEELDRAIKRKAIEDNTGVNSPGLKMLLKKSSPVGGSREMQWMSKLNSLPAVGLLDHNGRLFNPEKTLEETQHYLERAVGVKKDSHKWSKSPLKTEPQCLHPIPATTLQPKLQEQEISPGSGLLNPTNSNGLTVLMVKNKISIPPNCTTKVMGFKMVDGKKHLVLKVIPTKQEDSTDNEVSDSQSGEDEDKTRSSSSSPSVGCLNVESGESNETGVKNYVKSSIKEESKEVENLTGNQPSLIEEHAVSFERAWKIGQVYNEDAGITDNVSPSASHNVDLPSSTLQNSSPSQCPSSQSNGRSSPNEISLLCERSSNEDVKPANPSVTIPVSASELSTAISETTLSESPMAETESSKDQTTVLSSFIDGLPVPDSPLSHANSIPEMTVVDANQSANILQSKRPSKTIVEESLIQKATLENNKCFRNVFSLGCKPCENKTRQSYPTESPVVPDSVAEEENDSDKVETLSETTAIKALSSKTVLEESSQFLPNVSAAPNASKTSASDSVVVNCNSPKITTNENIESNSSSQNKISTGELTDAKEYCAEVENNSLSSSSQEVFSFHNYSKDTSGSSPDSLQPEEDSTEGMEEEECEEDFGDWSLTLPASPPFPAEQSEEDLQGYKQTGANDDGGENALERVSDSDIEVDECIATFDDSVVPVLPDSMQETACSSMSEKKPDDRAPASLKNATVLGKILEKHSDAIISQQLEKERIKSSTTVQEPVRPTRTTLRILQTPEGKQQMFLQTAETPYGVPVQLKSGAGFKLITKSCSPKINVSYVKPGIETNSKTTGLALTLNGGRIGTSAQSSNEESKGQATVQMATSSSGNRYFVNAAALKGSLLLSSAVKSSSGEQATDMPQTCYLVQRPVSVTPVSSESTGASSKPVLATRPVLAMPVSTADKTGPLQTGRQAYLVRYISPAKSGILLNNSDGKALNQGNQVNDVGKNRVFLKILRGPNGTRFLSSAPYTTTSAKKPLYLATSSLQSPYFLMSSSKSLSNGSAGLKTSISSQGSHKLIPAQLILPQSNVQIKNRGDPDVALQKSPLVPCLTCPPSQRKRRQKALFGEIQESSSKTRRISSNTSIEKDATSIWEPVAKDAERKLRLCPFSPLQEIKCPRRNQPVVVLNHPDADIPEVASIMRSVNKYKGEVFKVVLSQSTVKALSELSLTDPSNTLSKQKASKSSGCATSRPVGVTVQERFILKLKLKKMSRNKYEVVRSSSTGFEQQSRFCCWFCGRLFNNQEDWIGHGQRHLMEATKDWNKLF; this is encoded by the coding sequence ATGGAGGTTGAACTGACATCATCAGATGATCCCCCTAAAAGCCATGACCAGAGCCAGGATGATGACACCTCACTGGACCACCTCACTTTGCCTCTTGAGTTGGCACATCAGCCTTCAGAGACAGCCTCTTGCAATGAGCATTGTGACCAAGATGAAGCACCCCCTGAGGAGTCAGGCACTGATAATCTCAACACACATGGCAAAGCTTCTGGAAAGTCTCCATGTAAGATACTGCAGGGTGCAATCTTCTCTGGAAAAATACTGAGCTTTTGTTGTTCTGAATGCAAAGACGACACCACTTACAGCCCTAACGACTTGCTTAAGCATTTTCAAGGAGTTCACAAGGGGACCCTTCCAACATATCCTTGTGATCTGTGCTCATTTGTCACCAATGAATTCTCTGCACTCCAGCGACATCGCATTGGACATCGAAACACTTTGGTCACATGCGAGATCTGCAATGATGGGGTGCAGTATTCTCTTCTTTTGCTAACAAGGCACTTTACAGCATGCCACAGTCATAATGGACATTTTCGCTGTAAAAAGTGTGAGTTTTCAACCAGAGATGCTGGAACCTTCGTTCAACACATTCATCATCACAATGAACGTAATCAAAAATGTCCAAATGTTAGCCCCACACAAGGGGAGCTTCAAAGGCACAACCTGGTGCATTCAGGGATTTTTCCATTCTCTTGTCAGATATGTGGCTATAGTGCAGCTCGCAGAGAGTACCTGAACAAGCATCTTACTGTGGCACATAGTGAAGAGCTGGATAGAGCAATCAAACGGAAAGCAATTGAGGACAATACTGGAGTTAATTCACCTGGACTGAAAATGTTGCTTAAAAAGTCTTCTCCAGTTGGAGGATCCAGAGAAATGCAGTGGATGTCAAAACTTAACTCTCTTCCTGCCGTAGGACTGCTTGATCACAACGGCAGGTTGTTTAATCCTGAAAAAACCTTGGAGGAGACCCAGCACTACCTCGAAAGAGCTGTTGGGGTTAAAAAAGATAGTCATAAATGGTCAAAGTCTCCCCTAAAGACTGAGCCACAGTGTCTGCACCCCATTCCAGCAACAACACTTCAACCAAAGTTACAAGAGCAAGAGATTAGTCCTGGAAGTGGACTTCTGAATCCCACCAACAGTAATGGACTGACCGTTCttatggtaaaaaataaaatttccatTCCTCCTAACTGCACCACTAAAGTCATGGGCTTTAAGATGGTAGATGGTAAAAAGCATTTAGTTCTTAAAGTCATACCAACAAAACAAGAGGACTCCACTGACAATGAGGTCTCTGATTCACAAAGTGGTGAGGATGAAGATAAAACCAGAAGCTCCTCATCTTCACCAAGTGTAGGGTGTCTCAATGTAGAGTCTGGAGAATCAAATGAGACTGGTGTTAAAAACTATGTGAAATCTTCAATTAAAGAGGAGTCAAAGGAAGTTGAAAATCTCACTGGCAACCAGCCCTCCTTGATAGAGGAGCATGCAGTTAGCTTCGAGAGGGCATGGAAAATAGGGCAAGTTTATAATGAGGATGCCGGAATCACCGACAATGTCTCTCCTTCAGCTTCACATAACGTTGACTTACCATCTTCAACATTACAAAATTCATCCCCATCCCAGTGTCCGAGTAGTCAGTCCAATGGTAGGTCATCACCTAATGAGATATCTTTGCTCTGTGAAAGAAGCTCCAATGAGGACGTCAAGCCAGCAAATCCATCCGTCACAATTCCTGTTTCAGCTTCAGAGCTTTCCACAGCTATTTCAGAGACCACACTTTCTGAATCTCCCATGGCCGAAACAGAATCATCTAAAGACCAGACGACAGTGTTGTCTTCATTTATCGATGGACTCCCAGTACCAGACTCTCCACTTTCCCATGCAAATTCAATCCCTGAAATGACTGTAGTTGACGCGAATCAAAGCGCAAATATCCTGCAATCTAAACGTCCATCTAAAACAATTGTAGAGGAATCCCTTATACAGAAAGCTACATTAGAAAACAATAAATGCTTCAGAAATGTTTTCTCTTTAGGTTGTAAACCATGTGAGAATAAAACCAGACAAAGCTACCCTACTGAAAGTCCCGTGGTCCCTGATTCAGTGGCTGAAGAAGAGAATGATTCTGATAAAGTTGAGACATTATCTGAGACAACTGCAATTAAAGCCTTGTCCTCTAAAACAGTGTTAGAAGAGAGCTCTCAGTTTCTCCCAAATGTTAGCGCTGCTCCTAATGCAAGTAAGACCTCAGCCTCGGATAGTGTAGTTGTAAATTGCAATTCCCCTAAAATAACTACAAATGAAAACATAGAGTCAAACTCTAGTTCACAAAATAAAATTAGTACAGGTGAATTGACTGATGCCAAAGAATATTGCGCAGAGGTTGAAAATAACTCCCTCAGTTCCTCGAGTCAAGAAGTCTTTAGTTTTCACAATTATTCTAAAGATACCTCAGGCAGCTCACCTGATTCCCTCCAGCCTGAGGAAGATTCAACAGAGGGGATGGAGGAAGAGGAATGTGAGGAAGATTTTGGAGACTGGAGCTTAACTTTGCCTGCATCTCCTCCATTTCCAGCAGAACAATCCGAAGAAGATTTACAAGGTTACAAACAGACAGGGGCAAATGATGATGGTGGAGAAAATGCATTAGAACGAGTGTCAGATAGTGATATTGAGGTTGATGAGTGTATAGCTACTTTTGACGATTCAGTCGTTCCGGTGCTTCCAGATAGCATGCAAGAAACAGCTTGCTCATCGATGTCAGAGAAGAAACCGGACGATAGGGCACCAGCAAGTTTGAAGAATGCCACTGTTTTGGGCAAAATACTTGAAAAGCACTCGGATGCCATCATTAGCCAGCAACTTGAGAAAGAAAGAATTAAGTCTTCGACTACAGTACAAGAACCTGTTAGGCCAACCAGAACAACACTTAGGATCTTGCAAACACCTGAAGGAAAACAGCAGATGTTCCTGCAAACTGCAGAGACTCCGTATGGTGTGCCAGTTCAGCTTAAAAGTGGAGCTGGGTTCAAGCTCATTACTAAGTCGTGTTCTCCCAAAATTAATGTGTCTTACGTGAAACCTGGCATTGAAACGAACAGCAAGACTACAGGACTGGCTCTCACTTTAAACGGAGGCAGAATTGGAACATCTGCGCAAAGTTCAAATGAGGAATCTAAAGGACAAGCAACTGTTCAAATGGCAACAAGCAGCAGTGGAAATCGCTATTTTGTCAACGCAGCTGCTCTTAAAGGTTCTCTTCTCTTATCAAGTGCTGTGAAGTCCTCATCTGGAGAACAGGCAACCGATATGCCACAAACTTGTTATTTAGTTCAGAGGCCAGTCTCTGTTACCCCAGTTAGCAGTGAGTCCACTGGTGCAAGTTCCAAGCCTGTGCTTGCAACTCGTCCTGTATTGGCAATGCCTGTGAGTACAGCTGATAAAACTGGTCCCTTGCAGACTGGGAGACAAGCTTACTTGGTTAGATACATTTCTCCAGCTAAGTCAGGTATACTTTTGAATAATTCCGATGGAAAAGCTTTAAACCAGGGCAACCAAGTAAATGATGTTGGCAAAAACAGGGTTTTCCTTAAAATTCTTAGAGGTCCTAATGGCACCAGATTTCTCTCTAGTGCTCCATACACCACCACCTCAGCCAAAAAACCTCTATACCTTGCTACAAGTTCTTTACAGTCCCCTTACTTCTTAATGTCCTCAAGTAAATCTTTGAGCAATGGGTCGGCAGGCCTGAAAACATCTATCAGTTCCCAGGGTTCCCATAAACTGATTCCAGCACAGCTTATTCTACCCCAGTCAAATGTTCAAATCAAAAACAGGGGTGATCCTGATGTAGCATTACAGAAGTCACCACTTGTTCCTTGTCTCACCTGTCCACCAAGCCAAAGGAAGAGGCGGCAAAAGGCTTTGTTTGGGGAAATACAGGAGAGCTCTTCTAAAACTAGGAGAATCTCAAGCAATACATCAATTGAGAAAGATGCTACTTCAATTTGGGAGCCTGTTGCAAAGGATGCAGAGAGAAAGCTGAGACTCTGTCCCTTTAGTCCACTTCAAGAAATCAAATGTCCCCGTCGAAACCAGCCTGTGGTCGTGTTGAACCACCCTGATGCCGACATTCCTGAAGTTGCTAGCATCATGAGATCAGTGAACAAGTACAAAGGTGAAGTTTTCAAAGTGGTGCTGTCACAGAGTACAGTTAAAGCCCTCTCTGAGCTGAGCCTCACTGATCCTTCAAACACACTTTCAAAGCAGAAGGCTTCCAAAAGCAGTGGCTGTGCAACATCCAGGCCGGTAGGAGTCACTGTTCAagagagatttatattaaaactcaaGTTAAAAAAGATGAGTAGAAATAAGTATGAGGTGGTGAGGTCCTCATCTACTGGTTTTGAGCAGCAGTCAAGGTTTTGTTGCTGGTTTTGTGGGCGACTTTTCAACAACCAAGAGGATTGGATTGGCCATGGTCAACGGCATCTTATGGAGGCAACAAAAGATTGGAACAAGCTGTTTTAA